The Bacillus vallismortis genome window below encodes:
- a CDS encoding right-handed parallel beta-helix repeat-containing protein has protein sequence MAEFILNAADFGISGDGKTDSTELINQCLSMAVSKGYHTVWFPKGTYLIDGTLGADPNQKFRHAGIKVPANLEIVMDPECIIKVIPNSSWGYSAFYVGKQENITISGGQIIGERDEHTYASAGVRSTHEWGFGICIEGCSNVVIDDVKISDFTGDGIIVSPRGLKTNNDYRTSEHITIRRCEVRRSRRNNISITGCDRVTVEECVIEGAGTGNGTAPKFGIDIEGYGEGDVDYEEPINVSIRNNHFIGNVSSSVTNFNGYGISIEGNHSDNTISYGYGAQTVIKGNILRREKDAAPAPRVGITGLGVSQGKESSDAVIAGNLITGFSSGIDVRGKSVLVTNNKISNFENTGILVYQSSDVKVDGNQIQNGLSETRRSTGIRAVLSDDAAFLNNCLIQVIDGVNISGGDMIIKDNVLRKFSRGIWIAQGNAVIEGNTLNPDAFEAVPESYTVSVTNNASAIIKNNTCKEFKNYPIYCSTSAKTSIIGNHFERSPLLVTIYINAGVHEILDNTISVNRTAGNPIVMYINGSTGSIISGNTINNLSAGTATAIQTNTSTNSKIIGNRIFKGTISKHSSDTADGNIIV, from the coding sequence TTGGCTGAATTCATATTAAATGCGGCGGATTTCGGTATTTCAGGAGATGGTAAAACGGATTCAACAGAACTGATTAATCAGTGCCTCAGTATGGCTGTTTCGAAAGGATATCATACGGTCTGGTTTCCAAAGGGAACCTATTTAATAGACGGAACGCTTGGAGCAGATCCTAATCAGAAGTTTCGACATGCGGGGATTAAGGTTCCCGCCAACCTTGAGATTGTGATGGACCCCGAGTGTATCATCAAAGTCATCCCGAACAGTTCGTGGGGTTATTCCGCATTTTATGTAGGCAAGCAAGAAAATATCACCATTTCCGGAGGACAAATTATCGGCGAACGCGATGAGCATACGTACGCGTCCGCGGGGGTAAGGTCAACCCATGAATGGGGCTTCGGCATATGTATTGAAGGCTGTTCGAATGTTGTCATTGATGATGTCAAAATTTCGGATTTTACCGGCGACGGGATCATTGTCAGTCCAAGGGGATTAAAGACAAATAATGATTATCGAACGTCAGAGCATATTACCATCCGCCGCTGTGAGGTTCGGCGGTCGAGGAGAAATAACATTTCTATTACCGGATGTGACAGGGTTACGGTGGAGGAATGCGTGATTGAAGGCGCCGGAACGGGGAATGGAACAGCGCCGAAATTCGGAATTGACATAGAAGGATATGGCGAAGGCGATGTTGACTATGAAGAACCGATCAATGTATCCATTCGCAATAACCATTTTATAGGGAATGTTTCAAGTTCTGTGACCAATTTTAACGGGTACGGCATTTCAATAGAAGGAAACCACTCAGACAATACCATCAGCTATGGGTATGGAGCGCAGACTGTGATCAAAGGAAATATTCTCAGACGGGAGAAAGACGCGGCTCCTGCGCCTAGAGTCGGGATTACGGGACTCGGTGTGTCACAAGGAAAAGAGAGCAGTGATGCGGTGATCGCCGGCAATCTCATTACCGGGTTTTCATCCGGGATTGATGTCAGGGGAAAGAGCGTGCTTGTTACGAACAACAAAATCAGCAACTTTGAAAACACAGGGATATTGGTTTATCAGTCATCCGACGTAAAGGTAGACGGCAACCAGATTCAAAACGGACTGTCTGAAACAAGGCGCAGTACCGGCATTCGCGCAGTGCTGTCAGATGATGCCGCATTTTTGAATAACTGCCTCATTCAAGTCATTGACGGCGTGAATATTTCCGGGGGCGATATGATCATTAAAGATAATGTGCTGAGAAAATTCAGCCGGGGGATTTGGATCGCTCAAGGAAACGCGGTGATTGAAGGAAATACACTGAATCCTGACGCGTTTGAAGCAGTCCCTGAATCATATACTGTTTCTGTTACAAACAATGCGAGCGCTATCATCAAAAACAACACATGTAAAGAGTTTAAAAATTACCCGATTTACTGTTCCACAAGTGCGAAAACCTCAATTATCGGCAACCACTTCGAAAGATCTCCGCTTTTGGTCACCATCTATATCAACGCCGGTGTGCATGAGATTTTGGATAATACCATTTCAGTCAACAGAACAGCCGGAAATCCGATCGTCATGTATATCAACGGTTCTACGGGCTCTATCATTTCTGGAAACACCATCAATAACCTCTCCGCAGGCACGGCGACAGCCATTCAAACAAACACCTCAACCAATTCGAAAATCATCGGCAATCGCATCTTCAAAGGAACCATCAGCAAACATAGCAGCGATACAGCAGACGGCAATATAATCGTCTGA